A window of Streptomyces sp. SAI-127 contains these coding sequences:
- a CDS encoding glycine C-acetyltransferase: MFDSVRDDLRATLDEIRAAGLHKPERVIDTPQSATVNVSAGGRPGEVLNFCANNYLGLADHPEVVAAAHAALDRWGYGMASVRFICGTQEVHKELEARLSAFLGQEDTILYSSCFDANGGVFETLLGPEDAVISDALNHASIIDGIRLSKARRFRYANRDLADLERQLKEAAGARRKLIVTDGVFSMDGYVAPLKDICDLADRYDAMVMVDDSHAVGFVGPGGRGTPELHGVMDRVDIVTGTLGKALGGASGGYVAARAEIVALLRQRSRPYLFSNTLAPVIAAASLKVLDLLESADDLRVRLRENTALFRRRMTEEGFGVLPGDHAIAPVMIGDASEAGRLAELLLERGVYVIGFSYPVVPQGQARIRVQLSAAHSTEDVNRAVDAFVAARAELAA; this comes from the coding sequence ATGTTCGACTCCGTGCGCGACGACCTGCGCGCCACCCTCGACGAGATCCGCGCCGCCGGCCTGCACAAGCCGGAGCGCGTGATCGACACCCCGCAGTCCGCGACCGTGAACGTCTCCGCGGGCGGCCGCCCCGGAGAGGTGCTCAACTTCTGCGCCAACAACTACCTCGGCCTCGCCGACCACCCCGAGGTCGTCGCCGCCGCCCACGCCGCCCTGGACCGCTGGGGCTACGGCATGGCCTCGGTCCGCTTCATCTGCGGCACGCAGGAGGTCCACAAGGAGCTGGAGGCGCGGCTGTCCGCCTTCCTCGGCCAGGAGGACACGATCCTGTACTCCTCCTGCTTCGACGCCAACGGCGGTGTCTTCGAGACGCTGCTGGGCCCCGAGGACGCGGTGATCTCCGACGCCCTGAACCACGCGTCCATCATCGACGGCATCCGGCTGTCCAAGGCCCGCCGCTTCCGCTACGCCAACCGTGATCTGGCCGATCTGGAACGGCAGTTGAAGGAGGCCGCGGGTGCCCGGCGCAAGCTGATCGTCACCGACGGCGTCTTCTCCATGGACGGTTACGTGGCGCCGCTGAAGGACATCTGCGACCTCGCCGACCGGTACGACGCCATGGTCATGGTCGACGACTCGCACGCCGTCGGCTTCGTCGGCCCCGGCGGCCGCGGCACCCCCGAGCTGCACGGCGTCATGGACCGCGTCGACATCGTCACCGGCACCCTGGGCAAGGCGCTCGGCGGCGCCTCCGGCGGTTACGTCGCCGCCCGTGCCGAGATCGTCGCACTCCTGCGTCAGCGCTCACGTCCGTACCTCTTCTCCAACACGCTCGCCCCGGTGATCGCCGCGGCCTCCCTGAAGGTCCTCGACCTGCTGGAGTCGGCGGACGACCTGCGGGTGCGGCTGCGGGAGAACACCGCGCTGTTCCGTCGCCGTATGACCGAGGAGGGCTTCGGCGTCCTGCCCGGTGATCACGCCATCGCGCCCGTGATGATCGGGGACGCCTCCGAGGCGGGCCGTCTGGCGGAGCTGCTGCTGGAGCGCGGGGTGTATGTGATCGGTTTCTCGTACCCCGTCGTCCCGCAGGGGCAGGCGCGCATCAGGGTGCAGCTCTCGGCGGCCCACTCCACCGAGGACGTGAACCGCGCGGTCGACGCCTTCGTCGCGGCCAGGGCCGAGCTGGCGGCCTAG
- the tdh gene encoding L-threonine 3-dehydrogenase — protein sequence MKALVKEKAEPGLWLADVPEPAVGPGDVLIKVLRTGICGTDLHIRSWDGWAQQAIRTPLVLGHEFVGEVVETGRDVSEIAIGDRVSGEGHLVCGRCRNCLAGRRHLCRATVGLGVGRDGAFAEYVALPAANVWVHRVPVELDVAAIFDPFGNAVHTALSFPLVGEDVLITGAGPIGLMAAAVARHAGARNVVVTDVSEERLDLARKIGVSLALNVSEAGIADGQRELGLREGFDIGLEMSGRPEALRDMIANMTHGGRIAMLGLPAAEFPVDWARIVTSMITIKGIYGREMFETWYAMSVLLEGGLDLAPVITGRYGYRDFEAAFADAASGRGGKVILDWTN from the coding sequence GTGAAGGCGCTGGTCAAGGAGAAGGCGGAGCCCGGACTGTGGCTCGCGGACGTCCCGGAGCCGGCCGTCGGCCCCGGGGACGTCCTGATCAAGGTGCTGCGCACCGGCATCTGCGGCACCGATCTGCACATCCGGTCCTGGGACGGCTGGGCACAGCAGGCGATCCGCACGCCCCTCGTCCTGGGACACGAGTTCGTCGGCGAGGTCGTGGAGACCGGACGCGATGTCTCCGAGATCGCCATCGGCGACCGGGTGAGCGGCGAAGGGCACCTCGTCTGCGGCAGGTGCCGCAACTGCCTCGCCGGGCGGCGGCACCTGTGCCGGGCCACGGTCGGGCTAGGCGTCGGCCGGGACGGGGCCTTCGCCGAGTACGTCGCCCTGCCCGCCGCCAACGTGTGGGTGCACCGCGTCCCCGTCGAACTCGACGTGGCCGCGATCTTCGACCCGTTCGGCAACGCCGTGCACACCGCGCTGTCCTTCCCGCTGGTCGGCGAGGACGTGCTGATCACCGGCGCCGGGCCGATCGGACTGATGGCGGCGGCGGTCGCCCGGCACGCGGGTGCGCGCAACGTCGTCGTCACCGACGTCAGCGAGGAGCGTCTGGACCTGGCCCGCAAGATCGGAGTGAGCCTCGCGCTGAACGTGTCGGAGGCGGGGATCGCCGACGGGCAGCGGGAGTTGGGCCTGCGTGAGGGCTTCGACATCGGCCTGGAGATGTCCGGCCGGCCGGAGGCCCTGCGCGACATGATCGCCAACATGACGCACGGCGGCCGGATCGCGATGCTGGGACTGCCTGCCGCGGAGTTCCCGGTCGACTGGGCCCGTATCGTCACCTCGATGATCACCATCAAGGGCATCTACGGCCGGGAGATGTTCGAGACCTGGTACGCGATGTCGGTCCTCCTGGAGGGCGGCCTCGACCTGGCCCCCGTGATCACCGGCCGGTACGGCTACCGCGACTTCGAGGCCGCGTTCGCCGACGCGGCGAGCGGCCGCGGCGGCAAGGTCATCCTCGACTGGACCAACTGA
- a CDS encoding SDR family oxidoreductase, with protein sequence MSTQNQKVAIITGASQGIGAALVEGYRKLGYAVVATSRTIAPPVDDADVLTVQGDLADPATAERVVEAAVERFGRIDTVVNNAGIFVAKPFTEYTAEDYATVTGINVAGVFHLTQRAVPHLLAQGGGHIVNVTTSLVDNADSRVPSVLASLTKGGVQSATKSLAVEYATRGIRVNAVSPGTIKTPMHAEETHEFLAALHPVGHMGEVSDIVDAVLFLETAPFVTGEILHVDGGMSAGH encoded by the coding sequence ATGAGCACGCAGAACCAGAAGGTCGCGATCATCACCGGCGCCTCGCAGGGCATCGGCGCCGCCCTCGTCGAGGGCTACCGCAAGCTCGGCTACGCCGTCGTGGCCACCTCGCGCACCATCGCACCACCCGTCGACGACGCGGACGTCCTCACCGTCCAGGGCGACCTCGCCGACCCGGCCACCGCGGAGCGCGTCGTCGAGGCCGCCGTGGAGCGGTTCGGCCGTATCGACACCGTGGTCAACAACGCGGGCATCTTCGTCGCCAAGCCGTTCACCGAGTACACCGCCGAGGACTACGCCACCGTGACGGGCATCAACGTCGCCGGCGTCTTCCATCTCACCCAGCGGGCCGTCCCGCACCTGCTCGCCCAGGGCGGCGGGCACATCGTCAACGTCACCACGAGCCTGGTCGACAACGCGGACTCCAGGGTCCCGTCCGTGCTGGCCTCGCTGACCAAGGGCGGTGTGCAGTCCGCCACCAAGTCCCTCGCCGTCGAGTACGCCACCCGCGGCATCCGCGTCAACGCCGTCTCGCCCGGCACCATCAAGACCCCCATGCACGCGGAGGAGACCCACGAGTTCCTCGCCGCCCTGCACCCGGTCGGACACATGGGCGAGGTGAGCGACATCGTGGACGCCGTGCTCTTCCTGGAGACGGCGCCGTTCGTCACCGGCGAGATCCTGCACGTCGACGGCGGTATGAGCGCCGGACACTGA